The window CTGATGGCGCTTGCCCTCGGTTCAGCTTCGGCGCCGACGACGGAGCAGGGTGTAACGGCGTACAACCGCGAACGGTTGTACGCCCTACGGTGCTGTCTTTGGCGTCCCTGTAGGATGTCGTAGAGCGAAGCGAAACCCATCAATACCGTGCGCCGACAGCATGGGTATCGCTTCGCTCCACCCATCCTGCGAGCTACTTCGCCCTTCCCACCTCAATCCGCTAACCGGCCCCCACGCACGGATCTAGTCCCTCATCGGCCCTTCCGTAGCAGCCCACTTTCGAAGCTGCTTGAGAGGCAAGCGACTATGCTGATGGCCAATAGACAGAACCGGCGCACACAGACCGGTCGAACCCTGCCATTCGCCCCTGGGGGATTTACATGGGCTTGTCTCAACCGCCTTACCTGCCGGCCATTCTGAGCCTGTCGTTGCTGCTGGCCGGCTGTTCCAGCTCCACCACCACACCGTGCGACGCCTCCATGAGTGGGCAGCGCTGCCATGTCGAACGCCTGCTCTACCGGAACGACATGCTGCAGGCCAAGCTGTTGATCGCGTCCGGCGACCTGGACAACTACGAGCTGGCGAACGCCCTGCTCGATCGTGCCCAACCCTACGATGAACGCGGCGAGGTGAGCTTTTACAAGGCGCTGCTGAAGATCAAGGAAGGCCCGCAGGTAAACGAAGTGCTGCCGCTGCTGGAGCAGGCCGCCGATGCAGGCCAGCCCTACGCCGTTGCGCTGCTGTACAAGATCTGGTCCGAGCCCTACCTGGTGGACGCGGCCAACCCGGGCAAGGCCCAGCGCTACCAGCGGGCCTACTCGGGTCTGGACGTCGCCCGCAGCGGCTATCCCTCGTTCGAGCAGTCCCTGGCGGTGGTCGACAACCTGCTGGCCAAGCCTTCCGCCCTCGCCAGCCAGCAGGTCCGGCGCTAGCGCTCGTCCGGTTCCGGCGAGGCCTGCTCGAAGGTTCGCTCGCCGGGACTCTTGCCGTGGGGCAGATGGTGCTCGATCACCGCATTGAGCTCCGCGCCCAGCAGCAGTACCGCAGAGGAAATGTAGAAGTACAGCAGCAGGACGATGATGGCGCCGACGCTGCCGTACATGGCGTTGTAGTCGGCGAAGTTCTTCACGTAGAAACCAAAGCCCAGGGACGCGCAGATCCACAGCACCACCGCGAGCATCGAGCCGGGGGTGATGAAACGGAACTTCTGCTTCACATTGGGCGTGACGTAATAGATCACGGCCACCGCCATCATCATCAGCAGGACGATGACCGGCCAGCGCAGCACGCTCCACAGCAGCACCACGAAATCCTCCAGCCCCACTCGCGCGGCGATCCAGCCCATGACCTGCGGGCCGAGGATCATCAGCGCGGCGATGACCAGCAGCATGCCGACGATGCCGAAGGTGTAGAGCAGCGACAGCGGAATGCGCTTCCACGCCGGGCGCGCCTCGCGCACGTCATAGGCTGCATTCAGCGCGGTCATCAGCGAACGCACCGCCGCCGAGGACGACCACAGCGCCACGATGATACCGATCGACAGCAGGCCGCCCTGGCGCTGCTGCAACTGATCGATGACCGGGTTGACCTGCTCCAGCGCCTGCGCCGGCAGTACGTAGTCGGCCTGCCCCCGCAGCCAGTCGAAGAACTCCGGCAGGTGCAGGAAGCCCAGCAGGGCGATGAGGAACAGCAGGAAGGGGAACAGCGAGAACAACCCCTGGTAGGCCAGCGCGGCGGCGTAGGTGGGCATCTCATCGTCGAGAAACTCCTTCACCGTCAGGCTGATCAGTTTCCAGGGCCCCAGGCTGAGCCCCCGCATGTCCACGAATCGCATCCCGCTCCGTCCTTCTGCTGGCCGCCCGCCGACCGCTGGCTGCAGGGTGGACCTGCGCGGCGCGGGCAAAGTTGCAATGACAAGCGCGGCGCAGAGCGCCCGCCAGGACAGACCATAGCCGCTGGGCAGCCTTCGGTGCCAGACGGAAGTTGCGCGCGGACGACTCAGTCGGCCAGCCGATAGACCTTGGCGAAACGCTCCGCCTTCACCACACCGTAGTCGCCGGGCGCGTACTGCATGACCCAGTCGCCAGCCGCACCGGTGAGACGATCGCCGCCCGCCGAGCGCACGAGGGCGAACGGCTCGTCCATGCGCCGTGCGAGCACCACCGCCGGGCGATTGCGATAGGCACCGGGCCGGCCGTGCGCGAGCGCCGCGTCGACGGGCAGATATTTCGGGTCGAAACGTTCACGGGAGACCACCCAGCGCTCCCCCGTCGCGCTGGTGATGATTGCATCGCCCGGCGCGTAACGGTTCGGGCCTTCGAGGCTCATCAGCTCGCCCGGCGTTGCGGCGAATTCGACGGTGACGGTTTCATCCTTGACCACACGTTGCGCGGCGGAATCGGTGGAGAGGTCGAGTTGGGTCAGTTCGAGCATGGCAACGGCAGCGGGCCTGCCTCCGAAAATGCGTGACGGATGAAACCGGGCCGGCGCCCGGATCGTGCGGTCCGCCAGATTAACCGGAATGGCCAGGCTCCGCGAGCGGGCCCCCACGCAATGGTTGGCTCGCCAAACAGCCAGCAGAACGCCGCGTCATGGCCTATAAACTCCCTGGCGCTTGTGCGCCCCAATCCTAATTGCCGTACAGGAAAATCGCATGCCGATCCGTCTGATCCCCCGCCTCGCCCTGCCCCTCCTGCTGCTGAGCAGCCTGGCCGTACAGGCCGACGAAGCCGCCGACGAAGCCAAGTTCCTCCAGGACTCGGTGGCCTACTTCGACCAGGTCACCCGCACCAACCTGCCGCACCAGGTGGACAAGGTCACCACCCTCAACAGCGTGCAGCTCGACCCGGCGAAGAAGATGCTGTATTACCGCTACGCGATTTCCAGTCTGCGCATGGACCAGATGGACCTGGGCGCTCGGGCCAAGTTCGAGAACGGCCTGAAATCCCAGCTGGAAAGCACCACCTGCCAGCAGACCGAGCTGCTGCAGCGCTTCCGCGAACATCACCTGAGCGTGACCCACGAATACACCGGCAGCGACGGCAAGCCGCTGGCCAGCATCACCATCGACCCGCAGGCCCTGAGCTGCGCCAAGAGTTGAACACCCGCCCCATGAGCCGCGCCGACTACCACCAGGAACACGCCCAGCGCGCCGAGGCCGAAGCCCGGCGCCTGCTGGCCGAGCGCGAGGCCATGGGCGCGCGCTGGCTGCCCTGGGTGGCCACGGAGCTCTATCGCCTGACTCCGCCCCACTACGCGGCGATGGTCCGCCGCGAGCTGGAACGCCTCGCCACCGGCTGAACGGCGAAGCGGCACGCCGTGCGAAGGCTATGCTGTAGCTGTCCGCTCTCGGATCGAGGGCGTCCCGTCGGAGGACACGCCATGAAAGGTCTCGACGCGAAGAAGCAAAGCAAGAAGAAGCCGCTGAAAACCGCACACGAAAAGCGTATGGCCAAGCGGCAGAAGAAATCCGGCAAGACGCTGCTGGGCACCCCGCAGCAACCGTCCTGAGGGCTCGCCCCTCGTCACGCGGATAGCCTTGGGAGAGGCTATCCGCTTATCGAACTCCACCCCGCCCGTCATTGAAGCGTAGGGCGTATAACGTTCGACGTCTTACGCCGTTTGACCTTGGCCTCGGATCGTTCCGGGGCCATGCACGGAGCCGCAGACACGGCCCAATCGGCGGTCAACCTCAATCATCCGCCTTCGGATCGAGCCCCGGGAACAGCACTTCGGTAAAGCCGAACTTGCTGAAGTCGGTGATCCGCGACGGATACAGCCGGCCGATCAGGTGATCGCACTCGTGCTGCACCACGCGGGCGTGGAAACCCTCGACGCTGCGGTCGATCGGCTGCCCCTGCGGGTCGACGCCCTGGTAGCGGATCGAACGGTAGCGGTTCACCGCACCGCGCAGGCCTGCCACCGACAGGCAACCCTCCCACCCCTCCTCCAGTTCCTCGCTCAGCGGCGTGATCACCGGGTTGAGCAGGATGGTCGGTGGCACCGCCGGAGCATCCGGATAGCGCTCGCTGCGCTCGAAACCGAAGATCACCAGTTGCAGGTCCACGCCGATCTGCGGAGCGGCCAAGCCGACGCCGCCAACGTGGTGCATGGTCTCGAACATGTCGTCGATCAGCGTCTGCAGCTCCGCGCTGCCGAACATCGACGCGGGCACCGGCGGCGCCACGCGCAGCAGGCGTTCATCACCCATCTTGAGAATCTCGCGGATCATCTCGCCCTCGCCCTGAGTCTCGCTGGAAAGCGGCATCCTCGGCCATGCGCGGGCATCGCGCAAGCCAGGTGACCACTGGGCCCTCGCGCCACGGAGGGCACCCCGCCGGTGCTAGACTCAACTCTGACGAAATTCAGCAAATGGCGGCGATCTGCCGAAAATCACGGCAAATCGGTGTCAAACCCTGGGGGTATGACCGGTTGGGGGCGGAGGTTCGTCATGAACAGGCATTACTACATCAGTGACAACCTGGACGACCTGGAAACCGTCGAACAGGAACTCGCGCAAAGCGGTATCAGCATGGAGCAGATGCACGTGCTGAGCGACCAGGATGCCGAGTTGAAGGACCATCGATTGCACCAGGTGCCATCGATGATGAGGCGGGACGTGGTGCACTGGGGCAAGGTCGGCCTGCTGATCGGCGCCGCGCTGGCGGTGCTGGTGCTGCTGGTGGGCTACCTGAGCGGCTGGACGCAATCCGCCGCGGGCTGGATTCCGGTACTGTTCCTCGCCGCGGTGCTGCTGGGCTTCAGCCTGTGGGAAGGCAGCTTCGTCGGCCTGCAGCGCCCCAGCGGTGATGCGCGCCGCTTCGAGCCCAGCCTGCATGCGGGCCAGCATGTGTTCTTCGTCGACGTGAAACCCGACCAGGAGCCCCTGCTGGACATGGTGGTGCGCAGCCACCCGCGCCTGGAAATCGCCGGCTTCGGCTCGGCGATGCCGAGTTGGCTGGTCTCCGTCGAGCACGCCTGGAATCGCTTCCGTCACATGATGTGACGCTCGGGCGCCTCCCCTTCCGCGCCGCCCGTGCGCCGCGGAGAGGCCTCCTGCGGCCGGAATCGGCCCTCCTTGATGCATATCAGACCGACGAGCGCGCCCAACCTCGAAACTAGGTCGTAGACAACCCGTGTATCGAGCGTCACGTCAGGCCACGCTTTCACGCCGGCTTGCGGCGCCAGCACTCGTCAGGAGGCCCCTATGACCCGCCCCACCCAGGTCATCATTCAATCCATCCCGGGCATCGACCGCCAGCAGTACCTCATCCGCCTGAGCTACCAGGTGGAGAACCCGGCCAGCCGTGATGCGCGGGTGCGATTCCAGCTGGACGGCGAGATCGACGGCCAGCCGTTCAAGGATGACTTCGAGCTGCCCGGCGACCTCGCCTTCAACTTCGCCAGCAGCGCCACCCGCCTGCTGCGCCGCCACGGCCTGCGCCTGCGCCCAGGGCCGGTGATGCGCTTTCGCAAGGAACACGATCAGGTCTTCGACGACCTGCGCCGCCAGCTCAGAGCCGAACCCGGCAAACCGGTGGACCTGCAACGCATGGCGTCACTTGCGCCGGTGCAACAGCGTTGCGCAGTGGCCGAATCCATCGTGCGCGGGCGCGGCTAGACCGTTCAAACCAACTCGATGCCGTCGTCGAGGATGGTGATCAGCCCCTGTTTGTACAGGCCGCCGATGGCCTTCTTGAAGTTGCCCTTGCTGACGCCAAACTGCTGCGCGATCAGCTCCGGCGGGCTCTTGTCGCTGAGGGCGAGTTTGCCGCCGGCCTCGCGCAGAGCCTGGAGAATCTGCTCGCTCAGCGCGTCGGAAAGCCCCGCACCGGCCGGTTGCAGGCTCAGGCTGATCTTGCCGTCGGCGCGCATTTCCTTGATGTAGCCGGTCTCGCGCAGGCCGTTGCGCATGAACTTGAAGACTTCGTTCTTGTGGATCAGGCCCCAGTGCTTGCCGTCGATGATGGCCTTGTAGCCCAGGTCGGTGCGTTCCACGACGAGCAGGTCCACCTGCTGGCCAGCCTTGTAGCGGGCCGGGGTGTTGTCCAGGTAGCGGTCCAGGCGCGCGGTGGCGGTGATGCGGCGGGTGCGCTCGTCGAGGTAGACGTAGACCACGCAGTAGTCACCGACCTGCAGCGGGCGCTTCTCTTCCGAGTGCGGCAGCAGCAGGTCCTTGGGCAGGCCCCAGTCGAGGAACAGGCCGACGCGGTTGACCTCCACCACCTTGAGGCTGGCGAAGCCGCCGACCTGCACCTTGGGCTTCTGGGTGGTGGCGATCAGGCGGTCTTCGCTGTCCAGGTAGATGAACACGTTGAGCCAGTCGCCCACTTCGGTGGGTTCGTTCTTCGGCACGTAACGCTTGGGCAGCAGGATTTCGCCGTGGCTCTCCCCATCCAGGTAGAGACCGAAATCGGTGTGCTTGGCCACCTGCAACGAATTAAACCGACCTATGACTGCCATGACGCTTACCTCGTGAACGGGGCGGGCATTCTACGCGCAATGGCGCCAGGATGCGCCTTCAGCCGCCGAACGCCGCAGGATGGTAGGAGCGAGCTTGCTCGCGAACTCACACCGGCGGCTCCGGTATCAGACGGTTCGCGAGCAAGCTCGCGCCTACAGGTTCTGTTCCGCCTGACCGAACTGTAGCTCGGCCAGTCGCGCATACAGCGGGCTGCTGGTCACCAACTCGGCGTGCCGCCCCAGCGCCACCAGCCGGCCATGGTCGATCACCGCGATACGATCGGCGTTCAGCACCGTGGCCAGCCGGTGCGCGATCACCAGTGTGGTGCGGCCGCTCATCAGCCCCGGCAGGGCTTGCTGGATCAGGTGTTCGCTTTCCGCGTCGAGCGCGCTGGTGGCTTCGTCCAGCAGCAGGATCGGCGCGTCCACCAGCAGCGCGCGGGCGATCGCCAGGCGCTGGCGCTGGCCGCCGGAAAGCCCCTGGCCGCTCTCCCCCAGGTGGGTTTGGTAGCCCTGCGGCAAACGCAGGATGAATTCGTGTGCGTGGGCCGCGCGGGCGGCGGCTTCGACGTCGGCGTCGGAGGCATCGGGTCGACCGTAGCGGATGTTCTCCTCCACGCTGCCAAAGAACAGCGCCGGGTTCTGCGACACCAGGGCATAGTTGCGGCGCAAGTCGGCTGGGTCGAGCTGTGCGATGGGCTGGCCGTCGATGCGGATGCAGCCTTGCTGCGGATCGTAGAAGCGCAGCAACAGGTCGAACAGCGTGGACTTGCCGGCGCCGGAGGGCCCGACCAGCGCCAGGGTTTCCCCCGCCTCGACGCGCAGGTCGATGCTGTCGATGGCCCACTGTTCCGGGCGCGACGGATAGGCAAAGCGCACCCCTTCCAGCGAGAGGCTGCCGCTGACTCGCTGCGGCAGTTGCAGCACGTCGCTGGCTGGCCTGTGGATATCGCTGCGCGCCCGCAGCAGCTCGGCGATACGCTCGGCCGCACCGGCAGCACGCTGCAGTTCGCCGATAACCTCGCTCAAGGTGCCGAAGGCCATGCCGACGATCAGGCTGTAGAACACGAAGGCCGCCAGCTCGCCGGCGGTGATCCGCCCGGCGATCACATCCATGCCGCCGACCCAGAGCATCACGCCCACCGCGCCCAGCACCAGCAGGATCACCACGCTGACCAGCCAGGAGCGTTGCATGATGCGCCGCCGCGCGGTATCGAAAGCCTGCTCGACGGTGGCGCCGAAGCGCTGGCGATCCTGCGCCTGGTGGTTGTAGGCCTGCACCGTCTTGATCTGCCCGAGTGTCTCGCCGACGTAGCTGCCGACATCCGCGACGCGGTCCTGGCTCAGCCGCGACAGGCTGCGCACGCGGCGGCCGAACAGCAGGATCGGCGCGATCACCAGGGGCAGCGCGGCAACCACGATGCTGGTCAGCTTGGCGTTGGTGATGAACATCAGCGCCACGCCGCCGATCAGCATCAGCGTGTTGCGCAGAGCCATCGACAGCGACGAGCCGATCACCGTCTGCAGCAGCGTGGTATCGGCGGTCAGGCGCGACTGGATTTCCGAGGCGCGGTTGTTCTCGTAGAAGCCCGGATGCAGCTCGATCAGGTGGTCGAACACCCGCCGGCGGATGTCGGCGACGAAGCGCTCGCCGATCCACGACACCAGGTAGAAGCGCACGAAAGTGCCCACCGCGAGCCCCGCCACCAGGACGAAGAAGACCCCGATGGCCCGATTGAGCAGCGGCTCGGACTGGGTGACGAAGCCCTGGTCCACCAGCATGCGGATACCCTGGCCCAGCGACAGGGTGATCGCGGCGGTGAACAGCAGGGCGACCAGCGCCCCCAGGGCGCGCCAGCGATACGGGGCGAGGAACGAGCGGGCCAGGCGCAGGGCGTTGCGCTGGCGGGACGACAGCAGGGGCATGGACGACTCGATGCGCACATCAGGGCCCACGAGCGTAGCACCCTGGACGCCGCCCAGGCGACGATCGGCGCGGCTTGGAACCATTCATGCCATTAGCGCCCCGAAGGATGCTCATTTCGTGTACAATGGCCGGCCAATTTGCGAAGACAGGTATGGCAGACATGACCTCCAAGCCCTCCACCCGCCAGAAAGCCGCTCCCAAGGCCCCCGCAGCGACCGCCACCAGCGAGTCCCTGGACGCCCAGATTGCCGCCTTCCTGAAGTCCGGCGGCGAGATCCAGCAGATCGCCAAGGGCGTCACCGGTCAGAACTACGGCGCACCGAGCCGCCACATCAGCCTCGGCAAGAAGTAACCCCCTTTCGGCAAGCCTGCCGGTCCCCGGCAGGCTGCCCGTTTCCCCACGCAATTCCCGCCATCTTTTATTGCCTCCACACCTTGCTCTCGGGCAGAGTCCGCCACTAGTCAGGACCTGGCCACCCCGGCCACCGATGCAAGGAGCCCCTCGATGTT of the Pseudomonas sp. PSE14 genome contains:
- the def gene encoding peptide deformylase is translated as MIREILKMGDERLLRVAPPVPASMFGSAELQTLIDDMFETMHHVGGVGLAAPQIGVDLQLVIFGFERSERYPDAPAVPPTILLNPVITPLSEELEEGWEGCLSVAGLRGAVNRYRSIRYQGVDPQGQPIDRSVEGFHARVVQHECDHLIGRLYPSRITDFSKFGFTEVLFPGLDPKADD
- a CDS encoding YihY/virulence factor BrkB family protein, giving the protein MRFVDMRGLSLGPWKLISLTVKEFLDDEMPTYAAALAYQGLFSLFPFLLFLIALLGFLHLPEFFDWLRGQADYVLPAQALEQVNPVIDQLQQRQGGLLSIGIIVALWSSSAAVRSLMTALNAAYDVREARPAWKRIPLSLLYTFGIVGMLLVIAALMILGPQVMGWIAARVGLEDFVVLLWSVLRWPVIVLLMMMAVAVIYYVTPNVKQKFRFITPGSMLAVVLWICASLGFGFYVKNFADYNAMYGSVGAIIVLLLYFYISSAVLLLGAELNAVIEHHLPHGKSPGERTFEQASPEPDER
- a CDS encoding PGDYG domain-containing protein, which codes for MLELTQLDLSTDSAAQRVVKDETVTVEFAATPGELMSLEGPNRYAPGDAIITSATGERWVVSRERFDPKYLPVDAALAHGRPGAYRNRPAVVLARRMDEPFALVRSAGGDRLTGAAGDWVMQYAPGDYGVVKAERFAKVYRLAD
- a CDS encoding ABC transporter ATP-binding protein/permease produces the protein MPLLSSRQRNALRLARSFLAPYRWRALGALVALLFTAAITLSLGQGIRMLVDQGFVTQSEPLLNRAIGVFFVLVAGLAVGTFVRFYLVSWIGERFVADIRRRVFDHLIELHPGFYENNRASEIQSRLTADTTLLQTVIGSSLSMALRNTLMLIGGVALMFITNAKLTSIVVAALPLVIAPILLFGRRVRSLSRLSQDRVADVGSYVGETLGQIKTVQAYNHQAQDRQRFGATVEQAFDTARRRIMQRSWLVSVVILLVLGAVGVMLWVGGMDVIAGRITAGELAAFVFYSLIVGMAFGTLSEVIGELQRAAGAAERIAELLRARSDIHRPASDVLQLPQRVSGSLSLEGVRFAYPSRPEQWAIDSIDLRVEAGETLALVGPSGAGKSTLFDLLLRFYDPQQGCIRIDGQPIAQLDPADLRRNYALVSQNPALFFGSVEENIRYGRPDASDADVEAAARAAHAHEFILRLPQGYQTHLGESGQGLSGGQRQRLAIARALLVDAPILLLDEATSALDAESEHLIQQALPGLMSGRTTLVIAHRLATVLNADRIAVIDHGRLVALGRHAELVTSSPLYARLAELQFGQAEQNL
- a CDS encoding DUF5064 family protein, which gives rise to MTRPTQVIIQSIPGIDRQQYLIRLSYQVENPASRDARVRFQLDGEIDGQPFKDDFELPGDLAFNFASSATRLLRRHGLRLRPGPVMRFRKEHDQVFDDLRRQLRAEPGKPVDLQRMASLAPVQQRCAVAESIVRGRG
- a CDS encoding S1-like domain-containing RNA-binding protein yields the protein MAVIGRFNSLQVAKHTDFGLYLDGESHGEILLPKRYVPKNEPTEVGDWLNVFIYLDSEDRLIATTQKPKVQVGGFASLKVVEVNRVGLFLDWGLPKDLLLPHSEEKRPLQVGDYCVVYVYLDERTRRITATARLDRYLDNTPARYKAGQQVDLLVVERTDLGYKAIIDGKHWGLIHKNEVFKFMRNGLRETGYIKEMRADGKISLSLQPAGAGLSDALSEQILQALREAGGKLALSDKSPPELIAQQFGVSKGNFKKAIGGLYKQGLITILDDGIELV
- a CDS encoding magnesium transporter, whose protein sequence is MNRHYYISDNLDDLETVEQELAQSGISMEQMHVLSDQDAELKDHRLHQVPSMMRRDVVHWGKVGLLIGAALAVLVLLVGYLSGWTQSAAGWIPVLFLAAVLLGFSLWEGSFVGLQRPSGDARRFEPSLHAGQHVFFVDVKPDQEPLLDMVVRSHPRLEIAGFGSAMPSWLVSVEHAWNRFRHMM